One Lasioglossum baleicum chromosome 6, iyLasBale1, whole genome shotgun sequence genomic window carries:
- the Fab1 gene encoding 1-phosphatidylinositol 3-phosphate 5-kinase fab1 isoform X1 — protein MLMRRCRRYTCAAAEGCEHGSNRRRRWKIASTKMNKNINSPYKLTEFAPLSPEESQPVVASLFSKLFSFTRSSQNVDDATVSSAKEEQSSSDSESWKQSESTEKTPEDDSTSMMNFPLDTREGRSLPNVLKRISNIVALKSNNLRSYKDSQLRSYWMPDSVSKQCYECGERFTTFRRRHHCRVCGQIFCSKCCCDQIPGKIMGCIGDLRVCTYCCKVVLSYLQSSDMRSDLSEDLKALQEDLQVKYGNDQPPLTQMNANESVEDETSICRKPSVGYMEEKYAITRSTNSYLTSQERSLVLQNSASLRMIYEELFRSSQAILLQTHRIRLKSYYNCFLASELVNWMIAQNKAATRVQATAIGQALLEAGFIEPVIVDNVFSDTATVFKPATLSQMQSMDLLTETQTTCDAQEPAWVKTIPQHDSTTDSESETRAPNPIPVTTGRLPSSSSSFYLDLNLESSTVTLKRPTSEDLTTLSVDSSDSVLDQKEESTKSDKCNLKIADDLLNDTLQVQEVKERNGWHKPSNIRTSFGELHTYERLTSAYKQHEDSLIKQLLNKEGLSQTWSETILPIAHQVVDFVRPDLNHNVDDLDIRQYVQIKKCPGGSRDDCEIVSGVVCNKNVAHKGMNAMIAHPKILLLQCGLMYQRVEGKLLNLEPVMLQENEYLGHTVARITALGPDVVLVHRSVSRLAQDRLRECGVTLVLNVKLSVLERVARCTGATIVKTIDAHISSRYMLGTCKKFYLRNFTSERNGIKTLMYFEGCANPHLGATILLRGGTQTELKRVKNVTAMMIFAAYSWRLEKSFLMDEFARPPSPKDNSFLDETSQKDSVDIEGTSNIASGTNEDNDDVESIDDTNILTVSKIENDSTALSGERHSIEIESPANRSTPLKDKIADQLYSENILNSNSIKQISSILSDDIDSYDTLKLFKPKTKSSIIDSKVPENITTDKTLYNNNNLNNTSGLGTDCSEDQNSTMELFGGRSGEKTNKEIKEETEKPKIKDKVVPEEKRIYGESISDRSDPLHQYLNEDEEDVFSQTSPNGQHLSVADLPLLNKFKKALEGTILSVSPYLKYSIPYLETETGRNCVLRSFFPREIFYSVQFLDKVKEAKASNATLEPCGYENPLSRLKLKPQHPFVQARLTTDVDSREVQALLADFRARGSRLYPTNNVVSEKQQVVAQNDASDQIPTWPDCLDPASHQRLSVLFCSFSHTGSNTPAFCVNPWVVNMDLYGRNDTALGRFLESYCLKSEYKCPASACRAQIAHHVRRFVHDGGCIHISLSEMSTEPFAQEDSNQILMWSKCMKCKNVSPVVPMSDDTWSLSFAKYLELRFHGNAYTRRGTDTCQHLLHYDHSQYFTKKNMLAVFKYTKISQWEISLPPPLINIIYDPKQHADVIEEMKSLTLKGDEVFSTIREKWTTLQADIENLNAVKQQLTKDQQYFKTKIEETQLKLTSPTLENKKLEGKVSEKQVQTLMFRIEDGIVILKRLISEVVFSWNSKILEMSVKKKDERPRRFTERSLTIGSNSVIDTDGYITEDTASESQIEDLSPMSADYNAVDAIAAVQNDLQGLEGVENSDNELLESNNPDEIVVIQGSPKMHQRSHSDVLPLAVEDMPDKKKKKKTILSQLLPSLPVTQPIPNPFGSLEHHLLPLGSVVPIVVYESEPSSIIAYALDSLDYKHTLQELMRTMKGPDLNPSPLYKRKFPENKENVTEVMQPGEFKRPSVLSFFRGNSPNPASPIDADKTVSVDSNQQQNPTISSETEEDKKVTKQQNYVEVQFNDATTNFYCRIYFAVQFAALRENVLPCGEDGYTRSLSRSVQWAARGGKSGSSFCKSRDDRFIIKQMSRLEMQIFLDFAPNYFAYMEKCQQNKQPTLLGKIVGVYRVSFKNNTTNAALRTSVLVMENLFYNRSITDKFDLKGSVRNRLVNPDDMCHEGELVLLDENLLNMSCDSPLYIRSHSKAVLNRAIEQDTKFLADNSVMDYSLLVGLEPNSDELVLGIIDYIRTFTWDKKLETMVKKSGILGGQGKLPTIISPEEYRARFIAAMHRYFLPVPDRWSGLGRAVET, from the exons ATGTTAATGAGAAGGTGCCGGCGATACACCTGCGCAGCTGCGGAGGGTTGCGAACACGGCTCGAACCGACGACGACGGTG GAAGATAGCATCGACCAAaatgaataagaatataaacTCGCCCTATAAACTTACGGAGTTTGCTCCGTTAAGTCCCGAGGAGAGTCAACCTGTCGTAGCTTCTCTATTTTCAAAACTCTTCAGCTTCACTAGAA GTTCGCAAAATGTAGACGATGCTACGGTTTCGTCTGCCAAAGAGGAACAAAGCTCGTCTGATTCTGAATCATGGAAGCAATCGGAAAGCACAGAAAAAACCCCAGAGGACGATAGTACTAGCATGATGAACTTTCCCTTAGATACCCGTGAAGGCAGAAGTTTACCTAATGTTTTGAAACGTATTAGCAACATAGTAGCTCTGAAAAGTAAT aacTTGCGCTCATACAAGGATTCCCAATTGAGAAGTTACTGGATGCCGGACAGCGTGAGTAAACAGTGTTATGAATGCGGCGAACGGTTCACAACATTCCGTAGAAGACATCACTGTCGCGTGTGTGGTCAGATATTTTGTTCAAAGTGCTGCTGCGATCAGATCCCTGGCAAGATTATGGGATGCATTG GTGATCTTAGAGTTTGTACATATTGCTGCAAAGTAGTTTTATCTTATTTACAATCGTCGGATATGAGAAGTGATTTATCCGAAGATTTGAAAGCTTTGCAAGAGGACCTACAAGTTAAATATGGAAATGATCAACCGCCTCTAACACAAATGAATGCAAATGAATCTGTAGAAGACGAGACTTCGATTTGTAGAAAACCAAGCGTCGGATATATGGAAGAAAAATATGCCATCACAAG aTCTACAAATAGTTATTTAACCTCTCAAGAACGTTCTCTCGTCTTACAAAACTCGGCTTCTTTGAGAATGATCTATGAAGAGCTCTTTAGATCGAGCCAAGCAATACTTTTGCAAACGCACAGAATTAGGTTGAAGAGTTATTACAATTGTTTTCTAGCGAGCGAATTGGTAAATTGGATGATCGCGCAAAATAAAGCGGCCACTCG TGTACAGGCCACAGCTATAGGGCAAGCGCTTCTAGAAGCAGGTTTTATCGAGCCAGTAATTGTTGACAATGTATTCAGCGACACTGCAACAGTGTTTAAACCAGCAACGTTATCGCAAATGCAAAGTATGGATCTGTTAACTGAAACACAAACTACCTGCGACGCGCAAGAGCCAGCGTGGGTGAAAACAATTCCACAGCACGACTCTACAACAG acTCGGAAAGCGAAACGAGAGCTCCGAATCCGATACCAGTAACTACTGGACGTTTACCATCTTCTAGTTCAagtttttatttagatttaaattTAGAATCGTCTACCGTTACGTTGAAAAGACCAACTTCGGAAGATTTAACTACATTATCCGTAGATAGTAGCGACAGCGTACTTGATCAGAAAGAAGAGTCAACGAAGTCTGATAAATGTAACTTAAAAATTGCTGATGATCTTTTAAACGATACGCTACAGGTGCAAGAAGTTAAAGAGAGAAACGGCTGGCACAAACCATCGAACATTAGAACTTCCTTCGGAGAGCTACATACGTACGAACGGTTAAC CTCTGCTTACAAGCAACACGAGGATTCATTGATCAAACAATTGCTTAACAAAGAAGGCTTATCGCAAACATGGTCAGAAACTATACTCCCGATTGCGCATCAGGTTGTCGATTTTGTCAGACCAGATCTGAACCACAATGTCGATGATCTAGATATTCGGCAATATGTTCAAATAAAAAAGTGCCCAGGTGGCAGCAGAGACGACTGTGAAATCGTGTCTGGTGTAGTGTGTAATAAAAATGTTGCGCACAAAGGGATGAACGCGATGATAGCTCatccaaaaattttgttgcttcAGTGCGGTCTTATGTATCAACGTGTGGAAGGAAAATTATTAAACTTGGAGCCTGTGATgttgcaa GAAAATGAATATTTAGGTCATACAGTTGCTAGAATTACTGCTCTTGGTCCGGACGTGGTTCTTGTACATCGGTCTGTATCAAGGTTGGCGCAAGATCGACTTCGAGAATGCGGCGTGACTCTAGTTTTAAACGTAAAATTAAGTGTCTTGGAGAGAGTCGCACGGTGCACGGGTGCAACTATTGTAAAAACTATCGATGCGCATATAAGTTCAAGATATATGCTTGGCACATGTAAAAAGTTTTACCTGCGAAATTTTACGAGTGAGCGAA ATGGTATAAAAACATTGATGTATTTTGAGGGGTGCGCGAATCCTCATCTCGGAGCTACGATCTTACTGCGTGGCGGTACTCAAACGGAATTGAAAAGAGTGAAAAATGTGACTGCGATGATGATTTTCGCAGCGTATTCTTGGCGCCTGGAAAAATCATTTCTCATGGATGAGTTCGCGAGACCACCGTCTCCTAAGGATAATTCATTTTTAGATGAAACCTCGCAAAAGGATTCCGTGGACATTGAAGGAACTAGTAATATTGCATCCGGAACGAATGAAGACAATGATGACGTAGAGAGCATAGACGACACAAATATCTTGACAgtctcaaaaattgaaaatgattcTACAGCTCTGTCAGGTGAGAGACACAGCATAGAAATTGAGAGTCCAGCTAACAGAAGTACCCCATTGAAAGATAAAATTGCAGATCAACTGTATAGTGAGAATATTTTAAACTCGAACTCCATTAAACAAATATCCTCTATATTATCCGATGATATTGATTCTTACGACACTTTGAAGTTATTCAAGCCGAAAACAAAGTCTTCTATAATCGATTCAAAAGTCccggaaaatatcacaacagataAAACAttgtataacaataataatctCAATAATACTTCTGGTCTCGGTACAGACTGCAGCGAAGATCAAAATAGCACGATGGAATTGTTTGGCGGTAGATCCGGGGAGAAGACGAATAAAGaaatcaaagaagaaactgagaaaccaaaaataaaagataaagttgtCCCGGAGGAGAAGCGTATTTATGGAGAGTCTATTAGTGATCGAAGCGATCCTTTGCATCAGTATTTAAACGAAGATGAGGAGGACGTCTTCAGTCAAACTAGTCCAAATGGTCAACACTTAAGTGTAGCCGACTTACCACTACTAAATAAATTTAAGAAAGCCTTGGAAGGGACAATATTAAGCGTTTCGccttatttaaaatattctataCCTTACTTGGAAACCGAGACGGGAAGGAATTGTGTGCTACGAAGTTTCTTTCCAAGGGAAATCTTTTACTCCGTACAATTTCTGGATAAAGTAAAAGAAGCTAAAGCGAGTAATGCAACTTTAGAACCGTGTGGCTATGAAAATCCATTATCGAGATTGAAACTGAAGCCACAACATCCGTTTGTTCAAGCGAGACTAACTACAGACGTCGACAGCCGAGAAGTGCAAGCTCTGTTAGCTGATTTTCGAGCTCGCGGTAGTCGATTGTATCCTACGAATAATGTCGTGTCGGAAAAGCAACAGGTTGTAGCGCAGAATGATGCGAGCGATCAAATCCCCACGTGGCCTGACTGCTTGGACCCGGCGAGTCATCAACGCTTGTCAGTATTGTTTTGCAGTTTCTCGCATACTGGCAGTAATACACCAGCCTTTTGCGTGAACCCGTGGGTGGTTAACATGGATTTGTATGGAAGAAACGATACCGCCCTAGGACGTTTCCTTGAAAGTTACTGTTTGAAATCTGAATATAAATGTCCGGCCTCAGCGTGTCGAGCACAAATTGCTCACCATGTTCGAAGATTCGTACACGACGGTGGATGCATACATATCAGCTTAAGCGAAATGAGCACCGAGCCGTTCGCCCAAGAAGACAGTAACCAAATTTTAATGTGGAGCAAGTGCATGAAATGCAAGAACGTTTCACCGGTGGTACCGATGTCGGACGATACTTGGTCCTTGTCTTTCGCCAAGTATTTGGAATTACGTTTTCACGGGAATGCCTACACCAGGCGGGGCACCGACACCTGCCAGCATTTGCTTCATTACGATCATTCCCAATACTTCACGAAGAAAAACATGCTGGCCGTGTTTAAGTATACAAAGATATCCCAGTGGGAGATTTCTTTACCACCGCCACTGATAAACATTATATATGATCCGAAGCAACACGCAGATGTGATCGAAGAGATGAAAAGCTTAACGCTAAAAGGAGATGAAGTGTTCTCGACTATACGAGAGAAGTGGACAACCCTGCAAGCGGACATAGAAAACTTAAACGCTGTCAAGCAACAATTGACTAAAGATCAACAGTACTTCAAAACTAAGATAGAAGAGACTCAATTAAAGTTGACGTCCCCAACGTTAGAGAATAAGAAGCTCGAGGGGAAGGTATCTGAGAAACAAGTTCAAACTTTGATGTTCAGAATCGAGGACGGAATTGTGATTCTTAAGCGATTAATATCCGAAGTTGTGTTCTCTTGGAATTCGAAAATCCTAGAAATGTCTGTCAAGAAGAAAGACGAGAGGCCACGAAGGTTCACCGAACGGTCATTAACAATTGGAAGCAACAGCGTCATTGATACCGACGGATACATTACGGAGGACACTGCTTCCGAATCGCAGATTGAGGATTTAAGTCCCATGTCAGCTGATTACAATGCCGTTGACGCAATCGCTGCTGTGCAAAATGATTTACAGGGATTGGAGGGGGTGGAAAATTCAGACAACGAGCTTTTAGAAAGCAATAATCCTGATGAAATTGTTGTCATTCAGGGATCTCCAAAAATGCATCAGAGATCGCATTCTGATGTTTTGCCTTTGGCTGTGGAGGATATGCCggataaaaagaagaaaaagaaaaccatTTTGTCGCAGTTGTTACCCTCTCTACCTGTTACTCAGCCAATACCAAATCCTTTCGGTTCGCTGGAACACCACTTGCTTCCTCTTGG ATCAGTTGTGCCTATAGTGGTGTACGAGTCAGAGCCTTCATCTATAATTGCATACGCGCTTGATTCACTGGATTACAAACACACATTACAAGAATTGATGCGCACCATGAAAGGGCCAGATTTAAATCCGAGCCCTTTGTATaagcgaaaattcccggaaaataaaGAGAATGTTACTGAAGTTATGCAACCAGGTGAATTCAAACGTCCGTCTGTTTTATCGTTCTTCCGTGGAAACAGCCCGAATCCTGCGAGCCCCATAGACGCTGATAAAACCGTGTCCGTGGATTCCAACCAACAGCAAAATCCAACAATATCATCAGAAACAGAAGAGGACAAAAAAGTAACCAAACAGCAGAATTACGTTGAAGTTCAATTTAACGACGCGACAACCAATTTTTACTGCAGAATATATTTTGCTGTGCAATTCGCTGCACTTAGAGAGAACGTCTTACCCTGCGGTGAAGACGGCTATACGAGAAGCCTGAGCCGAAGTGTACAATGGGCTGCAAGAGGTGGCAAGAGTGGAAGCAGCTTCTGCAAAAGTCGAG aTGACAGATTTATCATAAAACAAATGTCTAGACTAGAAATGCAAATATTCCTGGACTTCGCGCCAAATTATTTTGCTTATATGGAAAAATGTCAGCAAAATAAACAACCAACCTTACTAGGCAAGATCGTCGGCGTTTACAGAGTATCCTTCAAGAACAATACGACAAATGCAGCGCTTCGCACTAGCGTTCTAGTGATGGagaatttattttacaatagaTCGATAACAGACAAATTCGATTTGAAGGGGTCAGTAAGAAATCGGCTGGTGAATCCCGATGACATGTGTCACGAGGGTGAACTTGTGTTACTCGACGAGAACTTGTTGAACA TGAGCTGTGACTCGCCACTTTACATCAGATCACATTCCAAGGCGGTTTTAAATAGAGCCATTGAACAAGACACGAAGTTTCTGGCTgataattctgtgatggactATTCATTGCTAGTTGGTTTGGAGCCAAATTCAGATGAGCTTGTGTTAGGCATAATTG ATTATATACGAACTTTTACGTGGGACAAAAAACTAGAAACAATGGTGAAAAAGTCAGGAATATTAGGCGGCCAAGGAAAGCTGCCAACGATAATATCACCTGAAGAATACAGAGCCCGTTTCATAGCAGCTATGCACCGATATTTCTTGCCCGTGCCAGACAGGTGGTCTGGATTAGGTAGAGCCGTGGAAACATAA